In Pelosinus sp. UFO1, one genomic interval encodes:
- a CDS encoding chemotaxis response regulator protein-glutamate methylesterase, which yields MNNNKRKIRVLVVDDSIVFRETLARQISQDPLIEVVATASDPYIARDKILEFEPDVMTLDVEMPRMSGIEFLKKLIPQYPIPVVVVSAVSQSVFDALKAGAVDFVTKPDPLNGRGVEAFISELIVKIKIASTAKVATPKGNVITSSNNQGAGLAKQNCIIAIGASTGGTEAIDRILKGFPANMPGTVIVQHMPPVFTGLFAARLNSSCIVEVKEAKTGDMVLPGRVLIAPGDHHMRIKKVNTNYMVECFRGEKVNGHCPAVDVLFHSVAEHAGKNAIGVILTGMGNDGANGLLALRKSGANTLGQDERSSVVYGMPKAAFTIGAVQEQVPLDLMPRKIYALVNNRR from the coding sequence ATGAATAATAACAAACGTAAGATTCGAGTTTTGGTGGTAGATGATTCTATCGTCTTTCGCGAAACATTAGCACGCCAAATATCACAAGATCCTTTAATTGAAGTTGTAGCAACAGCATCCGACCCTTATATAGCAAGGGATAAAATTTTAGAATTTGAACCTGATGTTATGACTCTTGATGTAGAGATGCCCCGAATGAGCGGCATTGAATTTTTAAAGAAATTGATTCCCCAATATCCCATACCAGTTGTTGTGGTAAGTGCCGTAAGTCAAAGCGTATTCGATGCTTTAAAAGCAGGTGCAGTTGATTTTGTTACAAAACCAGATCCACTGAATGGGCGGGGCGTTGAGGCGTTTATCAGTGAATTGATAGTGAAAATTAAAATTGCGTCTACAGCTAAGGTGGCAACGCCAAAGGGGAATGTTATCACATCTTCTAATAACCAAGGGGCCGGCTTAGCGAAGCAAAATTGCATTATTGCAATTGGCGCCTCTACTGGGGGAACGGAAGCAATTGATAGGATACTCAAAGGATTTCCTGCCAATATGCCAGGTACGGTTATTGTACAACATATGCCACCTGTTTTTACCGGCTTGTTTGCTGCACGATTGAATAGTTCTTGCATTGTAGAAGTGAAGGAAGCCAAAACAGGAGATATGGTGTTACCGGGACGAGTGTTAATCGCCCCCGGCGATCATCATATGCGTATCAAAAAGGTGAATACGAATTATATGGTAGAATGCTTTCGCGGTGAGAAGGTTAACGGCCATTGCCCTGCTGTTGATGTTCTGTTTCATTCTGTAGCTGAACATGCTGGTAAGAATGCAATTGGAGTGATTTTGACGGGAATGGGGAATGATGGTGCTAATGGTTTGCTCGCTCTTCGTAAATCTGGGGCCAATACTTTAGGACAAGATGAACGTTCTTCCGTTGTCTATGGTATGCCCAAGGCAGCTTTTACCATTGGAGCTGTCCAGGAACAAGTTCCCCTTGATCTTATGCCGCGAAAAATATATGCTTTGGTAAACAATAGGAGATAA
- a CDS encoding metalloregulator ArsR/SmtB family transcription factor: MNIIRTLKALSDETRLRIINLLWVENLCVCEIEAILQSSQSNVSRHLAKLRDSGIIYSEKKSQWVYYGMSIEAIKHYAFIKTLLDVDVAKYPQYQEDIAKLKSYREQNITCGSLEGSH, from the coding sequence ATGAACATAATACGGACATTAAAGGCATTAAGCGATGAAACTAGATTAAGAATTATAAATTTGTTATGGGTTGAAAATTTGTGCGTTTGTGAGATTGAAGCCATTCTGCAAAGTAGTCAGTCCAATGTATCTAGGCATTTGGCGAAACTTCGTGATTCAGGAATTATTTATAGTGAAAAAAAGTCTCAGTGGGTGTATTACGGCATGAGTATTGAAGCCATAAAACACTACGCCTTTATAAAGACATTATTAGATGTAGATGTTGCAAAATATCCTCAATACCAAGAGGATATAGCAAAACTGAAGAGCTACCGAGAGCAAAATATCACATGTGGATCTTTGGAAGGTTCACATTAA
- the arsD gene encoding arsenite efflux transporter metallochaperone ArsD → MSKIEIFDPAMCCETGICGPGIDQELLRVATTINRLTSKGVSVIRYGLSSNPQAFVDNKKVNEYLMKEEVEVLPITLVDGEVVKTREYPTTAEFAQWSGLSKEEITADEDENKQCCCEGGCC, encoded by the coding sequence ATGAGTAAAATTGAAATTTTTGATCCAGCTATGTGTTGCGAAACAGGAATTTGTGGACCTGGTATTGACCAAGAACTTTTAAGGGTGGCAACTACGATTAATAGGCTTACCAGCAAGGGAGTTTCCGTGATTCGCTACGGCCTCTCAAGTAACCCACAAGCCTTTGTCGATAATAAAAAAGTAAATGAATATTTGATGAAGGAAGAAGTTGAGGTTTTGCCAATTACCTTAGTAGACGGAGAAGTGGTTAAAACTAGAGAATATCCAACAACTGCTGAATTTGCTCAATGGTCAGGCTTATCCAAGGAAGAGATAACAGCAGATGAAGATGAAAATAAACAATGTTGCTGTGAGGGCGGATGTTGTTAG
- a CDS encoding YueI family protein produces the protein MNKTQSEGIGDLQKADKLGQTLLAGIHGIPEIRRDEKRYHLGEFKERILRKLSKKQVTEAAIYPEVFQTLKDQRVNKLILNGEIDRSSIEKYRVLARRVNKNCTVRIDPSFKGDTGLVVASNQAVEEQEITVVDRSLRLQRLGLSTALIQAAGKKVCRECIKRIVEVDENELINYHQLTWIDRLGGERCPVHSKKV, from the coding sequence ATGAACAAGACTCAATCTGAGGGCATCGGAGATTTACAAAAAGCAGATAAATTAGGGCAGACGTTATTAGCAGGAATACATGGGATACCTGAAATAAGGCGTGATGAAAAAAGATATCATCTGGGGGAGTTTAAGGAACGGATACTAAGAAAACTATCAAAAAAACAAGTAACTGAAGCTGCTATTTATCCAGAAGTTTTTCAAACTTTAAAAGATCAAAGAGTAAATAAGTTAATTCTTAACGGTGAAATTGATAGATCTTCTATAGAAAAATACCGGGTATTAGCAAGACGTGTAAATAAAAACTGTACTGTACGCATTGATCCTAGTTTCAAAGGAGATACAGGCCTTGTCGTAGCAAGTAATCAGGCAGTAGAGGAACAAGAGATTACTGTTGTCGATAGAAGTCTACGATTACAAAGGCTTGGTTTATCAACCGCCCTTATCCAGGCAGCAGGCAAAAAGGTATGCCGAGAATGTATTAAGAGAATTGTTGAAGTTGATGAAAATGAACTGATTAACTATCACCAGCTTACATGGATAGATCGTTTAGGTGGAGAAAGATGCCCTGTGCATAGTAAGAAAGTATGA
- a CDS encoding protein-glutamate O-methyltransferase CheR, protein MKGGRTIKDITEREFSELVHFIKQNYGINLSQKRTLVYGRLNNYIVQSGFTSFSEYFSYVKNDLTGKAGVTLVNKLTTNHTYFLREPQHFELLKNVVLPYLAEAEKKNKDLRVWSAGCSTGEEPYTLAMMIDSYFGPEKYLWDTKILATDISTSVLGKAQKAIYSTQQLEMLPDKWRTTYFQKFSEESSILRETIRREVIFRRFNLMNEIFPFKKKFHLILCRNVMIYFDEKTKKDLINRFYEHMEPGGYLFIGHSESINRYESKYRFIAPAVYRKG, encoded by the coding sequence TTGAAGGGCGGGAGAACTATAAAGGACATAACAGAACGGGAATTTAGCGAGCTTGTTCATTTTATTAAACAGAACTATGGAATCAACTTATCGCAAAAAAGGACTTTGGTGTATGGTCGTCTAAATAATTATATAGTACAAAGCGGCTTTACTAGTTTTTCAGAGTATTTTTCCTATGTGAAAAATGATCTTACAGGTAAGGCTGGAGTGACTTTGGTAAACAAACTAACGACCAACCATACCTACTTTCTACGGGAACCCCAGCATTTTGAGTTGCTCAAGAATGTGGTTTTACCTTATCTTGCCGAGGCTGAGAAGAAAAACAAAGATCTACGGGTATGGAGTGCTGGCTGCTCCACAGGAGAAGAGCCATATACCTTGGCAATGATGATTGACTCCTATTTTGGACCTGAGAAGTACCTATGGGATACTAAGATACTGGCAACGGATATTTCTACATCTGTCTTGGGAAAAGCGCAGAAAGCAATTTATTCTACGCAGCAACTAGAAATGCTGCCAGACAAATGGCGAACGACATACTTTCAGAAATTCAGTGAAGAGTCTAGCATTTTAAGAGAGACAATTCGACGTGAGGTCATTTTTCGACGATTTAATCTTATGAATGAAATCTTTCCTTTTAAAAAAAAGTTTCATCTTATCCTATGTCGCAATGTAATGATATATTTTGATGAAAAGACCAAAAAAGATTTGATCAATCGATTTTATGAGCATATGGAACCAGGGGGGTACTTGTTTATTGGACATTCTGAATCGATTAATCGTTATGAAAGTAAATATCGGTTTATAGCACCCGCTGTTTATAGAAAGGGTTAA
- a CDS encoding methyl-accepting chemotaxis protein yields MMKWFQNLKIANKLTVAFLCVAVIAGMVGAVGVYNLSSLSQADTDLYEKYTVPMGQMGDISEAYQKGRVSFRDILLTKDVNIQNQKMKSFNESISKMKSGSNEIGKTLVSDEGRKLHKTLDDTIAQYDSYSKNLFPMLQAGQVAQVNQLIQTEGIRIAETMEDTLNKLSAMKIELAKQKAAANKADANRAMLFMIILVAFSVVIAITLGIYIARIISQPVKEIVEVAGKIASGDLNVAVNVRTSDEIGQLAQAFNLMAENINRAMSSINEAAEQVAAGAQQIASSGEVLSQGSTEQASSIEEITASMTQVAVQTKQNAVNANQANELTISSKEQAIEGNTQMQEMIKAMSEINESSANISKIIKVIDEIAFQTNILALNAAVEAARAGQHGKGFAVVAEEVRNLAARSANAAKETTAMIEGSIKKVDIGTKIANDTAEALNGIVGGVAKAAELVGNIAAASNEQASAISQINQAINQVSQVVQTNSATAEESASASEELSSQAEVMRDNVSKFKLKQQATQGFRASAGVSPEVLRAIENMMEQKKYRQERRDDKYEVALASPGKIDLDDKEFGKY; encoded by the coding sequence ATGATGAAATGGTTTCAGAATCTTAAAATTGCTAACAAACTTACTGTTGCGTTTCTTTGTGTAGCTGTAATTGCAGGGATGGTAGGAGCGGTAGGTGTATATAATCTTTCTAGTTTGTCCCAGGCGGATACGGATTTGTATGAAAAATATACGGTGCCTATGGGACAGATGGGTGATATTAGTGAAGCCTATCAAAAGGGGCGCGTAAGTTTTAGAGATATCCTTTTGACAAAGGATGTAAATATCCAAAATCAAAAAATGAAAAGTTTTAATGAATCCATCAGTAAAATGAAATCGGGAAGTAACGAGATTGGTAAAACGTTAGTGAGCGATGAAGGACGTAAATTGCATAAGACCCTCGACGATACGATTGCTCAATATGATTCCTATTCTAAAAACCTATTTCCCATGCTTCAGGCGGGACAAGTAGCACAAGTAAATCAATTAATACAAACTGAGGGTATTCGAATCGCAGAGACTATGGAAGATACACTCAATAAGTTAAGTGCAATGAAAATAGAGTTAGCAAAACAAAAGGCAGCAGCCAATAAAGCAGATGCAAATAGGGCTATGCTCTTTATGATAATTCTTGTTGCCTTTAGTGTCGTTATAGCGATTACCCTTGGTATTTATATTGCTAGAATCATTTCTCAACCAGTTAAAGAGATTGTTGAAGTTGCTGGCAAGATCGCAAGTGGCGATTTGAACGTTGCAGTAAATGTTCGAACAAGTGATGAAATTGGCCAACTAGCCCAAGCCTTTAATTTGATGGCAGAAAATATAAATCGAGCGATGAGTAGCATCAATGAAGCCGCAGAGCAAGTAGCTGCTGGTGCTCAGCAAATTGCTTCATCTGGAGAAGTTCTGTCCCAGGGCTCTACAGAACAAGCTAGTTCTATTGAAGAAATAACTGCTTCTATGACACAAGTAGCTGTGCAGACTAAACAAAATGCGGTAAATGCAAATCAAGCCAATGAATTGACGATATCTTCTAAAGAACAGGCCATTGAAGGTAATACACAAATGCAGGAAATGATAAAGGCGATGTCTGAAATTAATGAATCATCGGCTAATATATCAAAAATTATTAAGGTTATCGATGAAATTGCCTTCCAAACGAATATATTGGCTCTTAATGCAGCCGTAGAAGCGGCTAGAGCAGGACAGCATGGTAAAGGATTTGCTGTGGTAGCGGAAGAAGTCAGAAATTTAGCTGCGAGAAGTGCTAATGCGGCGAAGGAAACAACAGCCATGATTGAAGGATCAATCAAAAAGGTGGACATCGGAACAAAGATCGCCAACGATACAGCAGAAGCTTTGAATGGCATTGTAGGTGGTGTTGCAAAGGCAGCGGAACTTGTCGGTAATATTGCAGCTGCCTCAAATGAGCAAGCTTCCGCAATTTCCCAGATTAATCAAGCTATCAATCAGGTATCTCAAGTGGTCCAGACGAACTCAGCAACAGCAGAGGAAAGTGCATCTGCCAGCGAGGAATTATCAAGCCAAGCCGAGGTCATGAGAGATAATGTATCTAAATTTAAACTAAAACAACAAGCTACTCAAGGTTTCAGGGCTTCAGCAGGAGTCAGTCCAGAAGTTTTACGAGCAATTGAAAACATGATGGAGCAAAAAAAATATAGACAAGAAAGACGAGACGATAAATACGAAGTGGCATTGGCATCCCCAGGGAAAATTGATCTTGATGATAAAGAGTTTGGTAAGTACTAG
- a CDS encoding DUF134 domain-containing protein — protein MSRRRCCGLVEEIPYSKRFVPDNQRNVAVSEILIEEIESIRLKDVEGLDQQMCAEAMGVSRTTFQRILQRARFKVASALVQGQTILIRGGNYILKNRVFECLDCHHVWDVEPCEKGAKHGYEIPCPACNSMKKIKVSDEDVRCTCGRRHQGDRCCGGMKLSEQSTKF, from the coding sequence ATGTCGCGTAGACGCTGCTGTGGTCTGGTAGAAGAAATACCCTATAGTAAACGATTTGTGCCAGACAATCAAAGAAATGTTGCAGTATCCGAAATTCTTATTGAAGAAATTGAATCAATTCGATTAAAAGACGTAGAAGGCTTGGATCAGCAAATGTGTGCAGAAGCAATGGGAGTATCAAGAACAACCTTTCAGCGGATTTTACAACGTGCAAGATTCAAGGTTGCGTCGGCATTAGTGCAAGGCCAAACGATACTCATTAGGGGCGGAAACTATATACTGAAAAACAGAGTCTTTGAATGTTTAGATTGTCATCATGTTTGGGATGTAGAGCCTTGTGAAAAAGGGGCAAAGCATGGTTATGAAATTCCCTGCCCTGCATGTAACAGTATGAAAAAAATAAAGGTTTCTGATGAAGACGTTAGGTGTACTTGTGGCAGACGTCATCAAGGTGATAGATGTTGTGGTGGAATGAAACTTAGTGAACAGTCAACAAAATTTTGA